CTTTAGTGACATCTGCTCTACTCATTAGTTGTTCCGTTAAAGCGATATATTCAGCAAAATTTAACCAAGCTAATTGTTGAGGCGTGTTGATCAAAAGAGCTATAGAAAATAATGATTCTTGTAATTCAGTTAGAGAATAAATTGATTCTATTTCTTCCGCTGGTAATTTTAAAATTATGGGGTTATTTATTGGAGGCTCAACATTCTCTAAAATATTTTTTAATGAGAAGGGAATAAATAGTGGTAATTCAGTATCTGAATTATGAATTAATTCAAAAAGGCAATGACTTATCTCAACAGTGGGCTGGATGTTTTGATGCGATAAAATTTCAAAGGCTACACAGTTTAATTGTTGATTATATATAGGCCTTTTAACGAGCATATAGATCCCTATTTGTTCATTTTATTTAATCATAGTACTGCTTTTATCAATTGACCAGAAGCGGATGTATTTTCCTTACAGACTGAACTTTGCGTGATAAAGACAGAGTGCTATACTTCGCTAGCATGTATTGAAATTTAGCTGTTCCAAATTGCACTATAGTTGTCTAATTGTTTGTTTTTTAGCAAAATGGTGCATTGCAATGATATTTAGTGTAAGTATCCATCAAAAATAACGACGGAATAATTTTATTCGAATTGTATTGCGGACGGTGCTATATTTAAAACATTTTCTAAATGAGGAAGAATTTAATAGTGGACAAGAAAAGACCAGTTAATCTTGATTTAAGCAGCTTGAAATTTCCTCCTATGGCTATTGCTTCTATATTACATAGGATTTCAGGGATTGCATTATTTTTATTATTGCCCTTGATGTTATTTATTCTGGGTAAATCTCTTCAATCAGAAGACCTGTTTATTCAAACAAAATCGATGCTCACCAGTCCTTATTACAAATTAGGGCTCTGGGCCTTTAGTGCTGCTTTAATTTACCATGTATTAGCAGGAATAAGACACCTTCTAATGGATATGGGGTATGGAGAGCACCTCAGTGCAGGGCGACGTAGTGCTATTTTAGTTATAGTTCTTTCTGTTATTTTGACAATTTTTCTAGGAATCTGGATATGGTAAATAATGTCACCAGCTTAACAGGTAATGGGTTAAAAGATTGGTTAATTCAGAGAGTAACTGCAGTATATTTTGCAGTATACGCTGTTTTTTTATTTGGTTTTTTGTTCTTGCATCCAGGCTTGAATTTTGAACAATGGCATACTTTATTTGCCAACCCCGTATTCCAAATAGCTACAGCGATTGGGCTATTCGCTCTTACACTGCACGCCTGGATAGGTATTTGGACAGTAACTACAGACTATATCAACTGTACTGCTATACGTTTATCAGTACAATTGCTGGTTGTTTTATGGCTCCTTAGTCAATTTATTTGGGGCTTAATGATCGTTTGGGGACAATAAGCATGGCAATTCCACGTAACAAATTTGATGCGGTAATTATTGGTGCTGGTGGTGCTGGAATGCGTGCAGCACTGCAATTGGCTAACTCGGGATTAAAGGTCGCACTCTTATCTAAGGTATTTCCAACTCGTTCTCATACTGTGTCTGCTCAAGGAGGTATTACAACAGCACTAGGTAATGCTCATCCCGATGATTGGCGTTGGCATATGTATGATACGGTGAAAGGAGCTGATTACATTGGTGATCAGGATTGTATTGAGTATCTGTGTAAAACAGGACCTGAAGCCGTCTATGAATTAGAGCATATGGGATTACCCTTTTCGCGGATGGAAAATGGTAAAATTTACCAGCGGCAGTTTGGGGGCCAATCAAAAAATTTTGGTGGTGAGCAGGCCGCACGTACTTGTGCTGCAGCCGATAGAACAGGCCATGCCTTATTACACACTCTTTATCAACAAAATTTAAAGGCTAAAACACATGTGTTTAGTGAATGGTATGCCCTTGATTTTGTAAAAGATTCCCATGGACGCATTGCCGGTGTTACTGCGATGAGTATTGAGTCGGGTGAGGTGATCTTTTTTGAAACTCGAGTTTGTATTCTTGCTACAGGCGGTGCCGGACGTATTTATCAATCGACAACCAATGCCTTTATTAATACAGGTGATGGTTTCGGAATGGCATTAAGAGCAGGTATCCCATTACAAGATATGGAAATGTGGCAGTTTCATCCAACAGGAATAGCCGGGGCTGGTGTTTTAGTTACCGAAGGTTGCCGTGGTGAGGGTGGTTATTTAATTAACAAAGATGGCGAACGTTTTATGGAGCGTTATGCTCCTCGAGCAAAAGATTTGGCCTCGCGTGATGTGGTAGCTCGTTCTATGGCTTTAGAACTTCGTGCAGGCAAAGGTTTTGATCCCAAAGGTGTCGATTACGTAAAGCTTAAATTGGATCATTTAGGGGCTGATCTTATCATGTCTCGCCTTCCAGGAATTCGCGAGCTTTCTATGAAGTTTGCAGGTGTAGATCCTATTGTAGAACCCATACCAGTTGTACCCACCTGTCATTACAGTATGGGAGGAATACCAACCAATATGCATGGCCAAGTCATTACCAAAACTAATGGTCAAGAGCATGTTGTGGACGGTCTCTATGCTGTAGGTGAGTGTGCTTGCGTTTCTGTGCATGGAGCTAATCGTTTGGGTGGTAATTCTTTATTGGATTTGGTTGTTTTTGGTCGTGCCGCTGGCCTGCATGTAGAAGAGTTATGGCAAGCACATCAATTACCTGAGATGTCTTATACCAGCGACGATGACATTGATGCCTCTATGGTTCGTTATAACCGCTGGGAGCAATCAAAGGATGGCGAAAATTTTGCAGTCATTCGTGATGAAATGCAGCGCGTAATGCAAGAAGATTTTGGAGTATTTCGTACCGGTGAGGTAATGGCTTCAGGTTTGAAACGCTTGCAGGCTCTGCGTGATAGGTTGGCTCATGCGAAACTGGAAGATAAAAGTCATACATTTAATACAGACCGTGTTTCTGCTTTAGAGTTGGATAACTTAATGGCGACTGCTTATGCTACTGCACATTCAGCGATTGCGCGTACTGAAAGTCGAGGAGCTCATAGTCGCGAAGATTTTCCAAATAGAGATGATGCTAATTGGATTAAACATACTTTGTATTTTGAGGAAGGGGAACTGATTGATTTTCGCCCTGTAAATACATCACCCAAGCACGTCGAGCCTTTTCAGCCGAAAGAACGCGTTTACTAAAGAGGATATATTATGGCAGATACTAGAAATCTGATCTTGTCAATTTACCGTTATAATCCTGAGGTGGATGCAAAGCCTTATATGAAAGATTATGAGCTAGCGATACCCGCCAAAAGTAATCCTATGTTGCTTACTTTGTTGGAACGCTTGAAGTCAGAGCAGGATTCCTCAATAACCTATAGACGTTCTTGCCGAGAAGGCGTTTGTGGTTCTGATGGTATGAATATTAACGGAACTAATGGCTTGGCTTGTATTACTCATATTTCGGATTTGACGACGGATAAAATAGTGATTCGTCCTTTACCAGGATTTCCGGTAATACGAGATTTGGTTGTTGATATGACTCAATTTTATCAGCAATATGAACGTATAGAACCCTATTTACAAAATGATGAAATCGCGCCAGCACAGGAGCGGTTGCAATCACCGGAAGAAAGAGCGCAACTAGATGGTCTTTATGAGTGTATTTTATGTGCTTGCTGCACTAGCTCATGTCCTTCATTTTGGTGGAATCCGGATAAATTTGTAGGCCCTGCTGGTTTATTACAGGCAAGGCGATTTTTAGCAGACAGTCGTGATAAAGCAACGCAACATCGTTTGGATAAGTTACAAGATCCTTTCAGTGTATTTCGTTGTCGCACTATTATGAATTGCACGAATGTATGCCCGAAAGGACTCAATCCAACGCAAGCGATTGCCAAAATTCGTACGCAAATGTTAACGCAGGAAACTTGATATATAATTTGATGCTACCCATCTCAAGATCTTGAATATTGCTATTCAGTTAATGAATACAATGTTTCTATAACAGTGGAAATTTATTGGTGCAAGTCGTGGTTATTAGAGATAAATTTCCATCGTTGTAGCGAGATCGGTAAAATTGGCGAAAAATTGTGAATTTGAAGCAAAATTAGATTTCAATATGGTATGTAATCTAGATAAGATGCTGAATTTGAATGAATTTTTAATTAAACACTTTAAGTTTTACGCCAATTCTGAGTAACGGAAGCATTATTACTTTAAGTCGTATGACGTGAATGTTTGGGTAAACTGTTTTTGGAGAGAATGATGAGCAGTTCTGATCTGCAAAGTGAATGGGCTTCTTCCTATTTGTCTGGTGGAAGTATGGCTTATGTCGATAGCCTTTATGAAGATTATCTTATTGATCCCAATTCAGTCCCAGATGATTGGAAGGCTATATTTAGCTCCTTGCCAAAGGTTAATGGAGCGGCAAAAGAAATATCGCATAGAGATATTCGTGAGCACTTTTTGCAGAATGCTAATAAAAGAGCAGCGACAGTAGTCCAGTCAGCGGATAGTGAGCAATATCAAGTAGCAAATTTAATTAATGATTTTAGAGCATTAGGACATCATGCTGCTCAGCTTGATCCTTTGGGAATGACGGAACGTATGCCTGTGTCTAGTTTAGAGCTAGCTTATCACCAATTAGATAAAACAGATAAAAAGCGCAAATTTTTTGCTGGTACCAGTTTGAATGGCCCAGAAATGACGTTAGAGGAAATATATCAAGCTCTTCGAGATACCTATTGCGGCAGCATTGGTATCGAGTATATGCATATTTCTGATGTTGAAGAAACCGAATGGTTGCAAAAAAGAATGGAGTCTGTGCGTGGACGTCCTAATTTTGATAAAGAAAAGAAACTTGAAATTTTAAAAGACCTGATTGCTGCAGATGGGCTTGAGCGTTATTTAGGTACTCGATACGTAGGACAAAAGCGTTTCTCTCTGGAAGGTGGTGATTCACTAATTCCTATGATGAAGCAAATTATTAATCAAGCCGGCCAGAATAGTGTAAAAGAACTAATAATAGGTATGGCTCATCGGGGGCGTTTAAATGTTCTGGTTAACGTATTGGGCAAAGAACCAGGAGAGTTATTCCAGGAGTTTGAAGGTAAAGTAAAATATGATCGGACTGGTGACGTAAAATATCATCTAGGTTTTTCTTCAGATATTAAAACAGAGTCCGGTTCCGCAGTGCACTTAGCATTAGCATTTAATCCCTCCCATTTGGAAATTATCGGTCCTGTGATCGAAGGGTCAGTACGAGCACGTCTGACTCGTCGTAATGATTTAGAGAAAAAAGAATCCGTTGTTCCTGTTGTTATCCATGGCGATGCAGCATTTGCTGGCCAGGGTGTCGTAATGGAAACATTTAATTTTTCGCAAGCCCGTGGTTATTCAACTGGCGGTACTATTCATATAGTGATTAACAACCAAATAGGGTTTACAACGAGCAATCCTCTTGATGCCCGTTCAACTCTTTATTGTACTGATGTTGCTAAAATGGTTCAGGCTCCAGTATTACATGTCAACGGTGATGATCCTGAGGCTGTAGTTTTTGCTACTCAAATTGCTTTTGATTTCAGAATGAAATTTAAACGAGATGTGGTGATTGACCTCGTTTGCTATCGGCGTAATGGACATAATGAGGCGGATGAGCCAGCTGTAACTCAACCATTAATGTATAAGAAAATTAAATCAATGCCTGCGTTGCGTGAAACTTATGCCAAGCAATTAATTAATGCAAACCTATTAACAGAAAAAGATGCTGAGCAACTGGTTGAGAGTTATAGAAATAGTTTAGATCAGGGTAAGGCTGTAGTTAATCTGGTTCGTGAAGATTATGAAGGAAAATACGCTATAGATTGGACT
This Legionella fallonii LLAP-10 DNA region includes the following protein-coding sequences:
- a CDS encoding succinate dehydrogenase iron-sulfur subunit, whose product is MADTRNLILSIYRYNPEVDAKPYMKDYELAIPAKSNPMLLTLLERLKSEQDSSITYRRSCREGVCGSDGMNINGTNGLACITHISDLTTDKIVIRPLPGFPVIRDLVVDMTQFYQQYERIEPYLQNDEIAPAQERLQSPEERAQLDGLYECILCACCTSSCPSFWWNPDKFVGPAGLLQARRFLADSRDKATQHRLDKLQDPFSVFRCRTIMNCTNVCPKGLNPTQAIAKIRTQMLTQET
- the sdhC gene encoding succinate dehydrogenase, cytochrome b556 subunit translates to MDKKRPVNLDLSSLKFPPMAIASILHRISGIALFLLLPLMLFILGKSLQSEDLFIQTKSMLTSPYYKLGLWAFSAALIYHVLAGIRHLLMDMGYGEHLSAGRRSAILVIVLSVILTIFLGIWIW
- a CDS encoding 2-oxoglutarate dehydrogenase E1 component, producing MSSSDLQSEWASSYLSGGSMAYVDSLYEDYLIDPNSVPDDWKAIFSSLPKVNGAAKEISHRDIREHFLQNANKRAATVVQSADSEQYQVANLINDFRALGHHAAQLDPLGMTERMPVSSLELAYHQLDKTDKKRKFFAGTSLNGPEMTLEEIYQALRDTYCGSIGIEYMHISDVEETEWLQKRMESVRGRPNFDKEKKLEILKDLIAADGLERYLGTRYVGQKRFSLEGGDSLIPMMKQIINQAGQNSVKELIIGMAHRGRLNVLVNVLGKEPGELFQEFEGKVKYDRTGDVKYHLGFSSDIKTESGSAVHLALAFNPSHLEIIGPVIEGSVRARLTRRNDLEKKESVVPVVIHGDAAFAGQGVVMETFNFSQARGYSTGGTIHIVINNQIGFTTSNPLDARSTLYCTDVAKMVQAPVLHVNGDDPEAVVFATQIAFDFRMKFKRDVVIDLVCYRRNGHNEADEPAVTQPLMYKKIKSMPALRETYAKQLINANLLTEKDAEQLVESYRNSLDQGKAVVNLVREDYEGKYAIDWTPYMGSKWTDKADTTISKSELQKLTKQLSILPKGFELHPVVQRLLNDREKMADGEVLMNWGFAETMAYASLLQEGYGVRLSGQDCGRGTFAHRHAVLHDVVTGEAFIPLETISTNPKRAFTVIDSVLSEEAVLAFEYGFASSEPSHLVIWEAQFGDFANGAQVVIDQFISSGEQKWGRLCGLVMMLPHGYEGQGPEHSSARLERYMQLCAQHNMQVCTPTTPAQIFHLLRRQIIRNFRKPLIIMTPKSLLRHKLAVSPLDDLRTGKFYTVIPEIDTVEEQKIEKVVLCCGKVYYDLLQMRREKKLDHTAIIRIEQLYPFPKKALIAELDKYPNAKKVIWCQEEPKNQGVWFSSQHNMKDCLRPEQVLLYAGREFAAAPAVGSPALHAQQQQALVEEALLD
- the sdhA gene encoding succinate dehydrogenase flavoprotein subunit gives rise to the protein MAIPRNKFDAVIIGAGGAGMRAALQLANSGLKVALLSKVFPTRSHTVSAQGGITTALGNAHPDDWRWHMYDTVKGADYIGDQDCIEYLCKTGPEAVYELEHMGLPFSRMENGKIYQRQFGGQSKNFGGEQAARTCAAADRTGHALLHTLYQQNLKAKTHVFSEWYALDFVKDSHGRIAGVTAMSIESGEVIFFETRVCILATGGAGRIYQSTTNAFINTGDGFGMALRAGIPLQDMEMWQFHPTGIAGAGVLVTEGCRGEGGYLINKDGERFMERYAPRAKDLASRDVVARSMALELRAGKGFDPKGVDYVKLKLDHLGADLIMSRLPGIRELSMKFAGVDPIVEPIPVVPTCHYSMGGIPTNMHGQVITKTNGQEHVVDGLYAVGECACVSVHGANRLGGNSLLDLVVFGRAAGLHVEELWQAHQLPEMSYTSDDDIDASMVRYNRWEQSKDGENFAVIRDEMQRVMQEDFGVFRTGEVMASGLKRLQALRDRLAHAKLEDKSHTFNTDRVSALELDNLMATAYATAHSAIARTESRGAHSREDFPNRDDANWIKHTLYFEEGELIDFRPVNTSPKHVEPFQPKERVY
- the sdhD gene encoding succinate dehydrogenase, hydrophobic membrane anchor protein, translating into MVNNVTSLTGNGLKDWLIQRVTAVYFAVYAVFLFGFLFLHPGLNFEQWHTLFANPVFQIATAIGLFALTLHAWIGIWTVTTDYINCTAIRLSVQLLVVLWLLSQFIWGLMIVWGQ